In the genome of Yarrowia lipolytica chromosome 1B, complete sequence, the window ACAGTAGGCTGTTAAATTGTTGTTCTACGatgtttctgctgcttgttgaAGGCGGTTTCTCGCCGCTTGTCCTGCAGAAACTGGCTGCGTTCTTCTCGCCAGCACCGGTCCAGACCCCAAAACGCATACTGGCGTCTCAGTAGCCGGTGCCAGCCCGGGTGGCCCTGCCATTTCTGTCCGTTTCTGTTGGTGtaaaagtcacgtgttcGGCTCCCGGGTGCAGGTTGCTTCCAGAACCGGTTTCGAAACCGCACCTTGTCCTGGAAGCTCGGTTCTCGCTCCTGCATGATGGAGGGGAAGAACATGTTGCTGGTCTGGGGTTGATTGGGACTGCCCAGCAACACCTTGCGGATGTCGTCGTGAGAAGGTGGCGAAAAGTCTGAAATGGCCGAGTCGGAGCCGCGTCGCGGCGGAGTTTGGGCCGGGGTATCGTGGGCCGAAGATCTGTACTCCTTCCACTCGGGAATTCGTAGACTTCGGTCAAAGTGGATCTTGTCTCTTCTGCTGTTTAGGACTGGGTTAACTAAATGTCACAGGACATGGTACGTGGCTAGTACTGTGTAAGGTGTATCTCTGCTGTCGctctctgtttgtgtgacTTACTATCTTCACTCAACCGTCTGCGTCGTTGTATCTGCTTTTCTTGGGCCACCTCGTTGGCGATGCTTCGCGGCACCCGGGGTAAACAGTGCGGGTCGCGTAAAATGCGGTACTTGGCTCCGGCTGGAATGGCTATTGAGATTTCCATCGTCTGGTCGAGGGTGGTTTCTGCGTCGTTCAAAGTCTGGGAAGAAGTGAATGTGGTTGAGTAGCTCCAGTAGAGGCGATTATGTGAGTTTATGTAGCGTAAGCCTTATCATAGTTGGTTTGCATGTGCTCTAGTTGTGGGGCAAGGAAGCAGCACGCGGAAAGAAGGGCATAAATAGGTTGGAGGCGATTACAATGATAGTGTGATGGATTCAAACCTCACCGAAGCGTTGATTTCGTTAATTTTTCTGTCTTAAATTCACCCCCAATCACCCAACTACCACCGATATTTCACCTCGGTCGGGGGACACTAATTTCGCTCTAACTTTTATTTTCTGCATGTGACCAAGCGCCTCGTGTAGACATGTCGAGGAGGGTGAGAAGAGGTGTGAGAAAAGAGTGAGTGCGTGGGACGTTCTCTTGAGAGTCCCGTAATGTAGCTGGAACCCATTGTGACTCGTTTAACGGGGTTTTTTCGACATTTTTGCCCATATTTTACTTCTATTAAGAAGGCCCCAAATCACcagtacgtactgtacttgccTTTAATTAGCCCAGGCACATTCACTAAAAAGTGGCACAGTAATGTACCAACAATAACTCCTCCAAGCCTTCCCCCAACCCCAGTATCTAACTAGTTTGGTAtatattacaagtacaagtataatACATTCGTACAATATCTGCCGTCCTCGTAATACCGCTCGAATCTACTTCCCCTATTTTCTCATCATCCTCGACCGCCGGTCGTATTCTCTACACTTCCTAGCCGTCCTCCGCCCTAACCACATGTCCCAACGGAACCCTATTGCCGAATccagacacacacaacctAAAGGGGAAccttgggctccttgacgtcacgtgactttcaGGCGGGTGCGAGAATATATTCCAGGTGGGCAGGTGGGTGCAAGTGTGCCAGAGTAGTTTACCAAAAGAGCATTCTGTTAGGGCGGGAGCTCGTATTTGTAGTACATTCACATAGTTAGCCCTAGCCCTGTCGCCCCATCCTACCCCTGACCAGCATCTCCATTACTTCAAGACTTGTGCTGAGGCGGTGCAGATGGTTTAGTTGCCATGATGAGGCGTAGAGTAAAAACAGCTCCACATTAAAACACGCTAGACCACCAGCCACTACGCGTGGGTTAGGTAAGATTGGAGATTAGGGTAATTGATTGCAGACGATTGATGGTCCACTCGTCTAAAACCCCTTTCCCTGCTCTCCACATACTCGTCTCAAGTCCACCCGTCAAGGCAACATTCCAAACATGTTTGGATGCCTCGTCTCCCACCTGTTTTGGTGGTTGCTCTAAACAACACGCAAATAAGGTTGGCGAGGTTTCCAGGAGACATGCCACCCCACGTTGGCGATAGATACCATACACGTAGGGGTACTGGCATACCCATAGACGTGATAAAAGGGTCACCATTGGCTGTAAGCAGCTGTGTGTTTGAAACCACGTGATTAGCAGGGATCCAACGCATTTTGTGGCCCCCCAAGGATTCCCCCTAACCCCTTTCAAGGTGTCCAAACTCACCTCTTAACCCTAATCCATCTATTTTAAGAATTACCTCACACTTGTTTTGACACCTTACAAAATCCCAACCTTGTGCATTCCGacctctcttctctcttcctcctcacacaacaccaccacactCGTTATTTATTATGAAGTTCACATTTGCTGCCGTTACCGCCGCGCTGGCCTCGTCCGCCATGGCCCTCGGAGGCCTCGGAGTCGACCTCGGAGTCAAGCGAGAGTCCGACGGAGAGTGCAAGAACGCCGGCGACTACAAGGCCGATCttgaggctctcaagggTCTCACCGACACCATCCGAATCTACGCCGCCGGCGATTGCGACGCCCTGCGAGAGCTCGGCCCTGTTGCTGAGGCCGCTAACTTCAAGCTCATGATTGGTGTGTGGCCCAACGACGACAACCACTTTGCCTCCGAGCAGTTTGCTCTCAAGAGCTACCTGCCCTGGCTCTCCAAGTCCACCGTGCCCTACATCACCGTGGGCTCCGAGGCTCTGTACCGAAAGGACATGACTCCCCAGCAGCTGgccgacaagatcaacgacatcaagaaccagctcaagggcatcaaggacaagaacggCCAGACCTTTGACGTCCCCGTCGGTACCGTCGACTCCTGGAACGTGATTGTCGATGGCTACTCCAGCCCCGCCGTCAAGGCCGCCGACGTTGTCTTCGCCAACGCCTTCTCCTACTGGCAGGGACAGACCATGGCTAACGCCTCTTACTCCTTCTTCGATGACATCATGCAGGCTCTCCAGACCATCCAGACCACCAAGGGTACCACCGACATTGACTTCTGGGTTGGTGAGACCGGATGGCCCACCGATGGCGGTGCTTTCGGCGACTCTCAGCCTGGCGTGAAGCAGGCTGCTCAGTTCTGGCAGGAGGGTATCTGTGCCATCCGAGCCTGGGGTATCAACACTCTGGTTTTCGAGGCTTTCGACGAGACCTGGAAGCCCGACACTAAGGGTGACAACGGTGAGGAGGTCTCCGGCGTTGAGAAGTACTGGGGTGTTTACGACTCCAACCTCAAGCCCAAGTTCGACACCACTTGCAAGTTTGACTAAGTGTCATTTGAATAGATACCATACCATTTAACAAAATATAGCTTCTTAATTTCGAGACACGAGTGTCCAGCATGAGTGTCAACGTTGTAGGTGTATGTGAAGCACCAAGCTGTGCGATTATGTCTGATGTATCCTACCAGaacagtacttgtagattaGAAGGACGACTGTTTGTATAACTAACGTGAGTGCCGTGCCATGTGTTGCCTGTTGATGGCTTGTGTATTCCAGAGTGTGTAAATAAATGTTCACCTGATGCGAtggctgctgttgactGCGCTGgctggtgatgttggatGTTGGTGGTATTAATGGGAGACAGCTATTTGTAGGTGCGGTGACCATGCTTCTCGCTCGTTTTATGGCGGTGTTAGCGCCAGGGTCGACTGACCTGACgatccagctcctcgtGTTAGGAAATTGGAGCCGACGTGAGCTGAGAATGCTGGTTTGTGTGTCTCCAAAGGTTAGATGCCAATCTCAACCATCTACTACCCCGGAATCCAGACCATCGGAACTGTTCCTGTGATCAAAATGGACGACATGTTCCACGCGGCTGAACTCCCTGAAGGTGCTCCTTCAAGGCTGGCGCAATGTCCGGTCAAGATTGGGAATGTCTCGCTCCTCTCATGAAGGAAGAAGCTCTTGGcgaggagatggacaaACCTGGGGTATAAGCTGGGCATTATTTCCTCTGGAGTCACCAAGGGCTAGCCACAGGGGCCTCTAGGAAAAGACAGTTGGTGAGAGGGTGCCAAGCTCGGTTAGATCTTCGAGAAGCATGAGTGAAATGGTTGATGATTGCAAGTACTGTTCGTATCAAGGAAATGGGTTATTTACTTGGTGATTCTTATATACTATATACTACTCGGTCATTTGTCAGACTCGTGACTCTTTTCAGGGCACACCTCAGAACCCCACTACAGTAAGCGCACAGACTGCATGGACATGCATATGAAATCAAAACATGGATCCAAGCTGAAACTGTTCCTTCACAACCACCATGAAAATCAAAAAGGACGTCAAGGAACTGTTTTCAAAAACGCCAGCAGATATCTGCGTGCCCAGAGATTATGACGGGTCGCTTCAGAACGTTGCTATCGTCATTCTGGGCCCAGAAGCAACACCCTACTATGGAGGAGCGTGGCAGATGGTCATCAAGGTACCCTCAGATTACCCCCAGTCTGCTCCAAAGGCTTTCTTCAAAACTCGAATCTTTCATCCAAATGTCCAGCCCTCCACCGGCGAGGTCTGCGTCGACACACTCAAACGAGACTGGACCCCGACAACTTCTCTGTGCGACATCCTCGTCACCATCAGATGTCTCCTAGTACACCCCAACCCTGAGTCGGCGCTCAACGAAGAGGCCGGAAAGCTGCTTCTAGAGGACTACGCTGCCTTCTCTCGAACAGCTCGTCTCATGACTAATGTCCATGCTCTCAACAGAAGCGACTACGTCAAGGAAGAACAAACTGAGCCTCCAGCATCGGCAGTATCCAGCACAAAAAGAACCCAACACTCATCTTCGCCTGATGAAGATGTGCAGACACCCATGGACGGCTCCATTTCTGCATCGCAACTCGAAATTCAGCTTGCACCAAAACCAGCCAAGAAACCAAAACGGAAAACCGGCCTCAAACGGCTCTAAACCGGTTGATCCAGGTATATTTATTCTTTTCAAATGCAATCTATGTAAAATTAAATGGCCTATAGGGATCGTAGAGTGTTTCCAGGCCAGCACCACGTCGCTATAGTAATCGCCCCAGTTGGACATGGTCCTTGTAATCTGAGACTGATGAAAAGTAAACAACGCTACTCTATTAGCACCCGTAACTGTCTCTAGACTCTGCAAATGCGAAATTTTCGCGGCTGCAAAATGTCGTTTGTCACAATATGGAGCCCAGATTTTCGTCCTTGGAACTGTCGGTCCCCTATAGCTCAGTTGGTAGAGCGTTCGGCTTTTAGTTATACTAGGAGCATTGCAACCGAAATGTCCAGGGTTCGAGCCCCTGTGGGGGAGCATTTCCTTTTTGCACCCCTGTTGGAAATACAGTGCATGTGTGGTTGTatcacacacaacattTTTCAGCACTGCGCCAACCCTAGTTACCCGGTCGTCACCCTA includes:
- a CDS encoding uncharacterized protein (Compare to YALI0B03542g, no similarity), which translates into the protein MEISIAIPAGAKYRILRDPHCLPRVPRSIANEVAQEKQIQRRRRLSEDILNSRRDKIHFDRSLRIPEWKEYRSSAHDTPAQTPPRRGSDSAISDFSPPSHDDIRKVLLGSPNQPQTSNMFFPSIMQEREPSFQDKVRFRNRFWKQPAPGSRTRDFYTNRNGQKWQGHPGWHRLLRRQYAFWGLDRCWREERSQFLQDKRRETAFNKQQKHRRTTI
- a CDS encoding uncharacterized protein (Compare to YALI0B03564g, similar to Saccharomyces cerevisiae BGL2 (YGR282C); ancestral locus Anc_5.8, similar to uniprot|P43070 Candida albicans Glucan 1 3- beta -glucosidase precursor (EC 3.2.1.58) (Exo-1 3-beta- glucanase)), which codes for MKFTFAAVTAALASSAMALGGLGVDLGVKRESDGECKNAGDYKADLEALKGLTDTIRIYAAGDCDALRELGPVAEAANFKLMIGVWPNDDNHFASEQFALKSYLPWLSKSTVPYITVGSEALYRKDMTPQQLADKINDIKNQLKGIKDKNGQTFDVPVGTVDSWNVIVDGYSSPAVKAADVVFANAFSYWQGQTMANASYSFFDDIMQALQTIQTTKGTTDIDFWVGETGWPTDGGAFGDSQPGVKQAAQFWQEGICAIRAWGINTLVFEAFDETWKPDTKGDNGEEVSGVEKYWGVYDSNLKPKFDTTCKFD
- a CDS encoding uncharacterized protein (Compare to YALI0B03575g, gnl|GLV|YALI0B03575g [Yarrowia lipolytica] weakly similar to uniprot|P21734 Saccharomyces cerevisiae YDR177W UBC1_YEAST Ubiquitin-conjugating enzyme (Ubiquitin- protein ligase)); the encoded protein is MKIKKDVKELFSKTPADICVPRDYDGSLQNVAIVILGPEATPYYGGAWQMVIKVPSDYPQSAPKAFFKTRIFHPNVQPSTGEVCVDTLKRDWTPTTSLCDILVTIRCLLVHPNPESALNEEAGKLLLEDYAAFSRTARLMTNVHALNRSDYVKEEQTEPPASAVSSTKRTQHSSSPDEDVQTPMDGSISASQLEIQLAPKPAKKPKRKTGLKRL